The Paenibacillus dendritiformis region TGGGGTAACCGCAAGGAGCCAGCCGCCGAAGGTGGGGTAGATGATTGGGGTGAAGTCGTAACAAGGTAGCCGTATCGGAAGGTGCGGCTGGATCACCTCCTTTCTAAGGATTACGTCTCCTGCGACGGAGACATACAGGAAGCAATGCTTCCACACACGAACATCACTCGTTGTCAGTTTTGAAAGGACAATTCCTTTCACTTGTACCTTGAAAACTGAATCGCGAAAGTAAAGCTTAGAATCATCCTTATAGTTGATAAAGCTCAGCAATGAGCATACTAGGTTAAGCTAGTAAGAGCACACGGAGGATGCCTAGGCGCCAGGAGCCGACGAAGGACGTGGCGAACGACGAAATTGCCTCGGGGAGCTGTAAGCAAGCATCGATCCGGGGATGTCCGAATGGGGAAACCCGGCTGCTGTAATAGGCAGTCACTCACATCTGAATCCATAGGGTGTGAAGAGGCATACGAGGGGAACTGAAACATCTAAGTACCCTCAGGAAGAGAAAACAATAGTGATTCCGTCAGTAGCGGCGAGCGAACGCGGAAGAGCCTAAACCGGAGAGCTTGCTCTTCGGGGTTGTGGGACGTCTCACATGGAGTCAGAAAGGTGTTTATTAGATGAAGAGGTCTGGAAAGGCCCGCCGTAGAAGGTAATAGCCCTGTACTCGAAAGTAAATGCCCTCCGAGACGGATCCCGAGTACCGCGGGACACGTGAAACCCCGTGGGAATCCGGCAGGACCATCTGCTAAGGCTAAATACTCCCTGGCGACCGATAGTGAAGCAGTACCGTGAGGGAAAGGTGAAAAGCACCCCGGAAGGGGAGTGAAATAGAACCTGAAACCGTGTGCTTACAAGAAGTCAGAGCCCGTTTAATGGGTGATGGCGTGCCTTTTGTAGAATGAACCGGCGAGTTACGTTTACGTGCAAGGTTAAGGTGAAAAGCCGTAGCCGCAGCGAAAGCGAGTCTGAATAGGGCGAATGAGTACGTAGGCGTAGACCCGAAACCGTGTGATCTACCCCTGTCCAGGGTGAAGGTGCGGTAACACGCACTGGAGGCCCGAACCCACGAATGTTGAAAAATTCGGGGATGAGGTGGGGGTAGCGGAGAAATTCCAATCGAACTCGGAGATAGCTGGTTCTCCCCGAAATAGCTTTAGGGCTAGCCTCGGAGGAAGAGTCGTGGAGGTAGAGCACTGATTGGGTGCGGGGCCCGCCAAGGGTTACCAAGCTCAGTCAAACTCCGAATGCCATGGACTTATTATCCGGGAGTCAGACAATGGGTGCTAAGGTCCGTTGTCAAGAGGGAAACAGCCCAGACCATCAGCTAAGGCCCCTAAGTGTACGTTAAGTGGGAAAGGATGTGGAGTTGCCCAGACAACCAGGATGTTGGCTTAGAAGCAGCCATCATTTAAAGAGTGCGTAATAGCTCACTGGTCGAGTGACTCTGCGCCGAAAATGTAACGGGGCTAAACGTACCGCCGAAGCTATGGATTGATGCTTGCATCAGTGGTAGGGGAGCGTTGTGTACCGGGTTGAAGGCAGACCGGAAGGACTGCTGGACTGTACACAAGTGAGAATGCCGGTATGAGTAACGAAAAGACATGTGAGAATCATGTCCGCCGAAAGCCTAAGGGTTCCTGGGGAAGGCTCGTCCGCCCAGGGTAAGTCGGGACCTAAGGCGAGGCCGAAAGGCGTAGTCGAAGGACAACAGGTTGAAATTCCTGTACCACCGTAGCCGTTATGAGCAATGGGGGGACGCAGAAGGATAGGGACGCGAGCTGATGGATGCTCGTCCAAGCAGTGAGGCTGGTCAGTAGGCAAATCCGCTGACCGTAAGGCTGGGCTGTGACGGGGAGGGAAAATTACAGTACCGAAGGTCTTGATTTCATGCTGCCAAGAAAAGCCTCTAGCCAGGTAAAGGTGCCCGTACCGCAAACCGACACAGGTAGGCGAGAAGAGAATTCTAAGGCGCGCGGAAGAACTCTCGTTAAGGAACTCGGCAAAATGACCCCGTAACTTTGGGAGAAGGGGTGCCCCGGTAGGGTTTATAGCCCGAGGGGGCCGCAGTGAATAGGCCCGAGCGACTGTTTAGCAAAAACACAGGTCTGTGCGAAGCCGTAAGGCGAAGTATACGGGCTGACGCCTGCCCGGTGCTGGAAGGTTAAGGGGAGTGGTTAGCCGTAAGGCGAAGCTATGAACCGAAGCCCCAGTAAACGGCGGCCGTAACTATAACGGTCCTAAGGTAGCGAAATTCCTTGTCAGGTAAATTCTGACCCGCACGAATGGCGTAACGACTTGGGCGCTGTCTCAACGAGAGATCCGGTGAAATTTTAATACCTGTGAAGATGCAGGTTACCCGCGACAAGACGGAAAGACCCCATGGAGCTTTACTGCAGCTTGATATTGGACTTTGGTACGGTCTGTACAGGATAGGTGGGAGCCTGGGAAGCCGGAGCGCCAGCTTCGGTGGAGGCGCCGTTGGGATACCACCCTGATCGTATCGGAGTTCTAACCTGGGACCGTGGAACCGGTTCGGGGACAGTGTCAGGCGGGCAGTTTGACTGGGGCGGTCGCCTCCTAAAGAGTAACGGAGGCGCCCCAAGGTTCCCTCAGAATGGTTGGAAATCATTCGAAGAGTGCAAAGGCAGAAGGGAGCTTGACTGCGAGACCTACAAGTCGAGCAGGGACGAAAGTCGGGCTTAGTGATCCGGTGGTACCGCATGGAAGGGCCATCGCTCAACGGATAAAAGCTACCCTGGGGATAACAGGCTTATCTCCCCCAAGAGTCCACATCGACGGGGAGGTTTGGCACCTCGATGTCGGCTCATCGCATCCTGGGGCTGAAGTAGGTCCCAAGGGTTGGGCTGTTCGCCCATTAAAGCGGTACGCGAGCTGGGTTCAGAACGTCGTGAGACAGTTCGGTCCCTATCTGTCGCGGGCGTAGGAAATTTGAGAGGAGCTGTCCTTAGTACGAGAGGACCGGGATGGACGTACCGCTGGTGTACCAGTTGTCTCGCCAGAGGCATAGCTGGGTAGCCAAGTACGGAAGGGATAAGCGCTGAAAGCATCTAAGCGTGAAGCCCCCCTCAAGATGAGATTTCCCACATTGGTAAGACCCCTTGAAGACGACGAGGTAGATAGGTTGGAGGTGGAAGTGCAGCAATGCATGGAGCTGACCAATACTAATCGGTCGAGGGCTTATCCTAACGAAGATGATTTGATGATTTGCTTTCGCATTCAGTTTTTAAGGTACAATACCTTATCTGTTTGGTGGCGATAGCGGAGGGGTTCCACGCGTACCCATCCCGAACACGACCGTTAAGCCCTCCAGCGCCGATGGTACTTGGACCGCAGGGTCCTGGGAGAGTAGGACGCTGCCAAGCAGACAAAGACCACTGACTTCTGTCGGTGGTTTTTTTCTATATCTGCGAAGGAATACAGGGAATGCGGCGAACCGGACGGACGGCGAACCAGACTGACATGACATCGCATCCTGAGGCATCTTCGCACCCTGAGGGATCATCACATCCTGAGGGATCATCGCATCCTGAGGCGTTATCGTATCCTAGAGGTATCGTTGCATTCTGATGCGTCATTGGAGAGGCGTTATCTTTTCCTGGAGCATCATCAGAGAGCATCATCGCATTCTGGAGGCGTCATTGCCTCCTGGGGCTGCGCGTGTGGAGGGAATTGCTGCGTTTTTACAGGAATTTCAGCCCTAAAAGCCAACATGCAGAGAAATTCCTGCAAATCTACATCATTTTACTCTCTTTTGCACCCAAGCCAAGCGAAACGGGGGAAATTGCTGCAGTTTTGCAGGATTCCTTTTTTGGTGAAGCCGTGCATGTCGAATTGCTGTACTTTTACAGGATTTTCTTTGGTGAAGCCGTGCATTTCTAATTGCTGTACTTTTACAGGATTTTCTTTGGTGATGTCGTGCATTTCTAATTGCTTCACTTTTGCAGGATTCCACTATGGGTAGTGTATAACGGGGGAATGAGCGTGTATCCAAATACTTCAGTTTTGCAGGATTCCAAAACGGGGTAGTGCATAACGGGGTAATGAGCGCGTATCCCAATACTGTAGTATTGCAGGAATTTTTTTGGACAAGCCAATCAAATCCGTGTCAAGATGGAAACGAGATTGAGGCCGGTGTAAATTCACATGCGGCTAAAGCCCGAAAAACGTCGCTGAATGCGACGGGACCGAGCGGCGTGTCTTATTGAAAAAATCAATCCAGCCACATCTAAATGCGTTCCTGCGCATAGAATCGGCTGGGAAGGGTCACCTTATGTGACAGGTTACCCGATCGAGCGCTTCATCGGTCAGGCTTGTCCTTTTGTCGAATGTATTTGTGGAGTGGACATTCATTTGTCTGTAAAATTACTGAAATTAATTGAAAACAATGTGCATATTCCTGCAACCTATCCTTGACAGGGGTAAGGCGCTTTGCTAAGATTGCAATTAATATATTGAGAGAGAGTATTTCAATCAGCGGACAAGCCCGTCATTACAAGGGTTTGTCCGCTGAGTGCAACTTTACATTAAGGGAGGAACTTACTGGTGTGGGAGTCTAAGTTTGCAAAAGAAGGGTTAACGTTTGACGATGTGCTATTGGTGCCTCGCAAATCGAATGTATTGCCACGGGAAACAGATGTATCTACGCAGTTGAGCAGCAAAGTAAAGTTGAACATTCCGATGATTAGTGCAGGGATGGATACCGTTACGGAAGCGCCGCTGGCGATCGCGATTGCGCGGGAAGGCGGAATTGGCATCATTCACAAAAACATGTCGATCGAACGCCAAGCCGAAGAGGTTGACCGCGTGAAGCGCTCCGAGAGTGGGGTTATCACGAATCCGTTCTCGCTGTCTCCCGAGCATACGGTAGAAGAAGCGGATCAACTGATGGCCAAATACCGGATCAGCGGCGTTCCGATTGTGGACGAGCAGCATAAGCTGGTCGGGATTTTGACGAACCGTGACCTGCGCTTCGTCCATGACTACAATATTAAAATCAAAGAAGTCATGACTCATGAGAATCTGGTGACCGCACCCGTCGGCACAACCCTTCAAGAAGCAGAAGTCATTCTTCAGCAGCACAAGATCGAGAAGCTGCCTCTGGTGGACGAGACGAACACGCTGAAAGGCCTCATTACGATAAAAGATATCGAGAAAGCAATCCAATACCCGCAAGCCGCCAAGGATGAGCAGGGACGCCTGCTCTGCGGCGCCGCAATCGGCATCTCCCAGGATAGCTTCGATCGGGCGGCAGCGCTCGTGCAAGCTGGCGTAGACGTCATCGTCGTCGACTCGGCGCATGGCCATCACATCAATATTATTGAAGCGGTGCGGAAGCTGCGAGAGCTGTATCCGGAGCTGACAATTGTCGCGGGCAACGTGGCAACGGGCGAAGCGACGCGCGACCTGATCGAAGCAGGCGCTTCGGTGGTCAAGGTCGGCATCGGGCCGGGCTCCATCTGTACGACCCGGGTTATCGCCGGTATCGGCGTTCCGCAGATTACGGCGGTGTATGACTGTGCCACGGTCGCACGCGAGTATGGCATCCCGGTCATCGCCGATGGCGGCATCAAGTACTCCGGCGACATTACGAAGGCGATCGCGGCAGGGGCATCGGCCGTCATGTTGGGAAGCCTCCTGGCCGGTACGGAAGAGAGCCCAGGCGAATCGGAGATTTACCAGGGCCGCCGCTTCAAGGTATACCGTGGCATGGGCTCCTTGGGCGCGATGAAGCGAGGCAGCAAGGACCGTTATTTCCAAGACAGCAGCAACGAGAAGAAGCTCGTGCCGGAAGGCATCGAAGGCCGCGTCGCATACAAAGGTCCGCTGGCTGATACGATTCATCAATTGATGGGCGGATTGAAGGCAGGCATGGGGTATTGCGGCACGCATAATCTGACAGAGCTGCAGAACGATACGCATTTTGTCAAAATATCAGGTGCCGGCCTTCGTGAAAGCCATCCGCATGACGTGCAAATTACGAAGGAAGCGCCAAATTATTCCTTGTAAAATATTAATATCCCGTTTTATCGACAAAAGAAGGCAGGGTGCGGCACCCTTGCCTTTTTTTTGTCTGTCCCGCTGTGATAGAATAACATATGGATTCACTGGGAGAGGAGATGACGATAGTGGTAAAACAACAAGACGCGACAAGAAAAGGTAAGTGGAAGCGCATCGTCGCTTTTGCAACAGCTTGCCAGATACTTACATTCACGCTGCTTCCTTCGGCTGGCATGGTTGCTGCCGAAGCTGCTGCACAGACGGCAGAGAAAGGGGAAGCCGCAGCGAATAAGGGCGGGTCGGCGTCTGCGGTGAAGGCGACCAAGGAGTCGCTCAAATTGGAAGTAACATCGGCTATTCTGATGGAAGCTAGCACAGGACAAGTGCTTGTAAATATTGATTCGAATACCCCTAAGCCTCCGGCCAGCATGACCAAGATGATGACGGAGTACATCGTCATGGATAAGGTGAAGAATGGGGAATTGTCATGGGACGAAGAGGTCACGACGTCCGAGCATGCTTCTCTGACGCGGGGCTCGCGCATCTTCCTCGCGCAAGGGGACAAGCATACGGTTCGGGATCTCTATATCGCGATGGCGATCGGATCGGCGAACGATGCGACGGTAGCGCTTGCGGAGCGCATTGCGGGAACCGAGAAGGAGTTCGTCAACCTGATGAACGAGACCGCGAAGAAGCTGGGCATGACGACGGCACACTTCATTAATTCGACCGGATTAGGCCGGGAGGATATGCCGGAGAAGTTCCGTCCGGAAGGCACGGATGAGACCGTCATGTCTGCCATGGACGTGGCGAAGCTCGTTCGTGCGATTGTCATCAAGCATCCGGAATTCCGGGACTTCACGACGATCCAGGAATACAAGTTCCGTGAGCGTGACGAGACGCCGATTCAAAATCTGAACTGGATGCTGGAAGCGAACAAAAATATTCCGAACTTCAAGCGGTATGCATATCCGGGCCTGGACGGGATGAAGACGGGGTTCACGAACGAAGCGGGCAATTGCTTCGCCGGCACGGCGGAACGGGACGGCATGCGTCTTATCTCGGTCGTCATGGGCACGGATATTAACGATAAAGGAAAGCGGTTCGTAGAAACCGCCAAGCTGCTCGACCACGGGTTTAACAACTATGATGTCCAGACCGTCGTGGCTCCGAAGCAGGCGGTGGACGGAGTCGCAGCGGCTCCGATTAAGAAGGGCGTCTCAACCGAGGTGCCTGTTGTGCCTGAGACCGGAGTAAATTTCGTTGTACCTAAGGGCGCCAGCACGGAAGGCAAAATTACGCATGAAGTGAAGCTCACTCCGGCCAACGAGTTGATTGCCCCAATTAAGAATGGGCAGAAGATCGGGACGATTACGTTTACGTACAAAGATAACGGCTTGGAACAGAAGAAGACCGTAAATCTGATTGCTTCCGAAGAGGTGGAAAAAGGCAGCTGGTGGCGCTTATTTTTCCGAGCTATCGGGGAATTTTTCGTTGATTTGTTCCAATCCATCAAAAATTTGTTCTAAAGAACGGTTTTGGCCGTTCCGGCCAGGCAATTCCGACAAAATCGGTTGTGTATTCCCTGTTCTATCATGTACAAT contains the following coding sequences:
- the guaB gene encoding IMP dehydrogenase; this encodes MWESKFAKEGLTFDDVLLVPRKSNVLPRETDVSTQLSSKVKLNIPMISAGMDTVTEAPLAIAIAREGGIGIIHKNMSIERQAEEVDRVKRSESGVITNPFSLSPEHTVEEADQLMAKYRISGVPIVDEQHKLVGILTNRDLRFVHDYNIKIKEVMTHENLVTAPVGTTLQEAEVILQQHKIEKLPLVDETNTLKGLITIKDIEKAIQYPQAAKDEQGRLLCGAAIGISQDSFDRAAALVQAGVDVIVVDSAHGHHINIIEAVRKLRELYPELTIVAGNVATGEATRDLIEAGASVVKVGIGPGSICTTRVIAGIGVPQITAVYDCATVAREYGIPVIADGGIKYSGDITKAIAAGASAVMLGSLLAGTEESPGESEIYQGRRFKVYRGMGSLGAMKRGSKDRYFQDSSNEKKLVPEGIEGRVAYKGPLADTIHQLMGGLKAGMGYCGTHNLTELQNDTHFVKISGAGLRESHPHDVQITKEAPNYSL
- a CDS encoding D-alanyl-D-alanine carboxypeptidase family protein; translated protein: MTIVVKQQDATRKGKWKRIVAFATACQILTFTLLPSAGMVAAEAAAQTAEKGEAAANKGGSASAVKATKESLKLEVTSAILMEASTGQVLVNIDSNTPKPPASMTKMMTEYIVMDKVKNGELSWDEEVTTSEHASLTRGSRIFLAQGDKHTVRDLYIAMAIGSANDATVALAERIAGTEKEFVNLMNETAKKLGMTTAHFINSTGLGREDMPEKFRPEGTDETVMSAMDVAKLVRAIVIKHPEFRDFTTIQEYKFRERDETPIQNLNWMLEANKNIPNFKRYAYPGLDGMKTGFTNEAGNCFAGTAERDGMRLISVVMGTDINDKGKRFVETAKLLDHGFNNYDVQTVVAPKQAVDGVAAAPIKKGVSTEVPVVPETGVNFVVPKGASTEGKITHEVKLTPANELIAPIKNGQKIGTITFTYKDNGLEQKKTVNLIASEEVEKGSWWRLFFRAIGEFFVDLFQSIKNLF